In Salinarimonas sp., a genomic segment contains:
- a CDS encoding plastocyanin/azurin family copper-binding protein produces the protein MTRLRFALSLGGALALGPGAAVLLPAIAPAQETGEGERDSDSAVAATVGMGDLRYDPERVTITVGETIEWRNSSQVVHTVTADPEKAALDDSVRLPEGAEPFGSGDLEPGDTFRRTFETPGRYTYFCIPHERADMIGEIVVEAAPEGSGPKQADAAEAAEEAGAASADGEESRSAEQDDAEGAATEQAASESAEDGTEQDGAAEDETRRTAVARGEYLVTAGGCESCHTADEGRFAGGARLETPFGVFHPPNLTPDPETGLGRWSEDDFVTAMKQGVSPQGHPYYPVFPYAWFTRIYAFDLRDIWAYLQTVGPVENATPPHALRFPFGEREFVHGWRALDFERGPAPADPARSASWNRGSYLVNALAHCGACHTTKTAFGTWRDEMHLAGSTGIPGAVTVAPNITPDEETGIGSWTKGEIVELLRTGVDPDGNFLRGEMAKVIAETTSRLDAADREAIADYLLSIPPVSHRPGEGDAPERRAEAGDE, from the coding sequence ATGACCCGCCTCCGCTTCGCGCTGTCGCTCGGCGGCGCCCTCGCCCTCGGGCCCGGCGCGGCCGTGCTGCTGCCGGCGATCGCGCCGGCCCAGGAGACGGGCGAGGGCGAGCGCGACTCCGACTCCGCCGTCGCCGCCACCGTCGGCATGGGCGATCTGCGCTACGATCCCGAGCGCGTGACCATCACGGTCGGCGAGACCATCGAATGGCGCAATTCCTCGCAGGTGGTGCATACCGTGACGGCCGACCCGGAGAAGGCGGCCCTCGACGACAGCGTGCGCCTCCCAGAGGGGGCGGAGCCCTTCGGTTCCGGCGACCTCGAGCCCGGCGACACGTTCCGGCGCACCTTCGAGACGCCCGGGCGCTACACCTATTTCTGCATCCCCCACGAGCGGGCCGACATGATCGGCGAGATCGTCGTCGAGGCGGCGCCGGAGGGATCGGGACCGAAGCAGGCCGACGCCGCCGAGGCGGCCGAGGAGGCCGGCGCGGCGAGCGCCGACGGCGAGGAAAGCCGGTCGGCCGAGCAGGACGACGCGGAGGGCGCCGCCACGGAGCAGGCCGCAAGCGAGAGCGCCGAGGACGGTACCGAACAGGACGGGGCCGCCGAGGACGAGACGCGCCGCACCGCCGTCGCCCGCGGCGAATACCTGGTCACCGCCGGGGGATGCGAATCCTGCCACACGGCGGACGAGGGACGCTTCGCCGGCGGCGCGCGGCTCGAGACGCCCTTCGGCGTCTTCCACCCGCCGAACCTCACGCCCGACCCCGAGACCGGCCTCGGGCGCTGGAGCGAGGACGATTTCGTCACCGCCATGAAGCAGGGCGTCTCGCCGCAGGGGCATCCCTACTACCCGGTCTTCCCCTACGCCTGGTTCACACGCATCTACGCCTTCGACCTGCGGGACATCTGGGCCTATCTCCAGACCGTCGGGCCGGTGGAGAACGCCACCCCGCCGCACGCGCTGCGCTTCCCCTTCGGCGAGCGGGAATTCGTCCACGGCTGGCGGGCGCTCGATTTCGAGCGTGGGCCGGCGCCGGCGGACCCGGCGCGCTCGGCGTCCTGGAACAGGGGCTCCTACCTCGTCAACGCGCTCGCCCATTGCGGCGCCTGCCACACGACGAAGACCGCCTTCGGGACCTGGCGCGACGAGATGCATCTCGCCGGCTCGACCGGGATCCCGGGCGCCGTGACCGTCGCGCCCAACATCACGCCCGACGAGGAGACCGGCATCGGGTCGTGGACGAAGGGCGAGATCGTCGAGCTTCTGCGGACCGGGGTCGATCCGGACGGGAACTTCCTGCGGGGCGAGATGGCGAAGGTGATCGCCGAGACGACGAGCCGGCTCGACGCCGCCGATCGCGAGGCGATCGCGGACTATCTCCTCTCGATCCCCCCGGTCTCGCACAGGCCGGGGGAGGGGGACGCCCCGGAGCGGCGCGCGGAGGCGGGCGATGAGTGA
- a CDS encoding plastocyanin/azurin family copper-binding protein encodes MAAFRPSSIGPAFFLAAALATGPGIAQEPAAVVEMTNDLEFVPESVTIRAGETVEWRNVGTAAHTVTADPDEAADPDHVVLPEGAETFNSGVITGGGSFTHTFEAPGRYAYFCIPHERTGMLGEVIVEE; translated from the coding sequence ATGGCCGCGTTTCGCCCATCGTCCATCGGCCCCGCATTCTTCCTCGCAGCCGCCCTCGCCACCGGCCCCGGCATCGCGCAGGAGCCGGCCGCCGTCGTCGAGATGACGAACGATCTCGAGTTCGTCCCGGAGAGCGTCACGATCCGAGCCGGCGAGACGGTGGAGTGGCGCAACGTCGGGACCGCCGCGCACACCGTCACCGCCGACCCCGACGAGGCCGCCGACCCGGATCACGTCGTCCTTCCCGAGGGAGCGGAAACCTTCAACTCCGGCGTGATCACCGGCGGCGGGAGCTTCACGCACACCTTCGAGGCGCCCGGACGCTACGCCTATTTCTGCATCCCCCACGAGCGCACCGGCATGCTGGGCGAGGTGATCGTCGAGGAATGA
- a CDS encoding DUF3179 domain-containing protein: MLPFRAAAFAALAVPFALAAPAAADPARWAQEGWATDFTQATVPFDEIVSGGPPKDGIPSIDDPVFEPASAVDIPDREPVIVFPLGENARAYPLRVLMWHEIVNDEIDGAPVAVTYCPLCNAAVVFDRAVDGRTLEFGTTGKLRHSDLVMYDRETESWWQQFTGEAIAGDYAGTELDMLPSRVAPFSEFRTAHPEGPVLVPNDPSARRYGANPYAGYDTRDAPLGLFLGQPPEGMPAMAHVVVARGPQGQAAVALAHIAEQGVVEHRGVRFAWRPGKASALDTRRIADGRDLGFVTVTDASGEPVVHDTTFAFALDAFDPDADVLTDAGLIRLRDGAPAEG, from the coding sequence ATGCTCCCGTTCCGCGCCGCGGCCTTCGCCGCCCTCGCCGTCCCGTTCGCGCTCGCAGCGCCGGCCGCCGCCGATCCCGCCCGCTGGGCGCAGGAGGGCTGGGCGACCGACTTCACGCAGGCGACCGTCCCATTCGACGAGATCGTCTCGGGCGGCCCGCCCAAGGACGGCATCCCCTCGATCGACGATCCCGTGTTCGAGCCGGCGAGCGCCGTCGACATCCCCGACCGCGAGCCGGTGATCGTCTTTCCGCTCGGCGAGAATGCGCGCGCCTATCCACTGCGTGTGCTGATGTGGCACGAGATCGTCAACGACGAGATCGACGGCGCGCCAGTGGCGGTGACCTATTGCCCGCTGTGCAACGCCGCCGTCGTGTTCGACCGCGCCGTCGACGGCCGCACGCTGGAATTCGGCACGACGGGCAAGCTGCGCCATTCCGACCTCGTCATGTACGACCGCGAAACCGAGAGCTGGTGGCAGCAATTCACCGGAGAGGCGATCGCCGGCGACTATGCGGGAACCGAGCTCGACATGCTGCCCTCGCGCGTCGCGCCGTTTTCCGAGTTCCGCACCGCGCATCCCGAGGGGCCGGTGCTCGTGCCGAACGACCCGAGCGCCCGCCGCTACGGCGCCAACCCCTATGCCGGCTACGACACCCGCGACGCGCCCCTGGGCCTCTTCCTCGGCCAGCCGCCCGAGGGCATGCCGGCCATGGCCCACGTGGTCGTCGCCCGCGGGCCGCAGGGCCAGGCCGCGGTGGCGCTCGCCCATATCGCCGAGCAGGGCGTCGTGGAGCACCGCGGCGTGCGCTTCGCCTGGCGGCCCGGAAAGGCTTCCGCTCTCGACACCCGCCGCATCGCGGACGGGCGCGACCTCGGCTTCGTCACCGTCACCGACGCGTCCGGCGAGCCGGTGGTGCACGACACCACCTTCGCCTTCGCGCTCGACGCCTTCGACCCCGACGCTGACGTGCTGACGGACGCGGGCCTGATCCGGCTGCGCGACGGGGCGCCGGCGGAGGGCTGA
- a CDS encoding ABC transporter substrate-binding protein: MMRPNLQVAALVGGIALAVPASAETFRWSSATDPQTMDPHAVNAAPVTSFLNNVYEGLVRRNAEMAIEPSLATSWAPLEGEDGWRFTLREGVTFHDGADFTADDVLFSYERAASEESDVRSWFAPVSEVQVVDDFAIDFVTNAPNPLFPDSIANFLIMDRGWAEANEATRPARDAENVATRDANGTGPFRLVSRDPGIETRLAPFDGWWDEAEHNVTEAIYTPIGNPATGLAALLSGEIDMISPIPLQDVAQVEGREGFQVLEGLETRVIMLGFGHDRQTLNYGADAGAPNPFLDARVRRAVALAVDVDTIDRVIMRGKSAPASQLLPAGLSGYSEANDAPLHFDEAGARALLAEAGYPDGFSFGLMCPNDRYINDEAVCRAVASMLARVGIDAELTAMPVRNYWEELRADNFDMYLLGWSPGTFDAEHPIRFLAATPNEETRVGSWNFGGYSNPRVDELLPQIQRELDPAARQAMLDEVSAILQAEVAYVPLYVEPLIWAAKDSVGLVQRPDNFFMLRWVTVN; encoded by the coding sequence ATGATGCGTCCCAATCTGCAAGTCGCCGCGCTCGTGGGCGGCATCGCTCTCGCCGTCCCGGCCTCGGCCGAGACCTTCCGCTGGTCGAGCGCCACCGACCCGCAGACGATGGACCCGCATGCGGTGAACGCGGCGCCGGTGACGTCCTTCCTCAACAACGTCTACGAGGGGCTGGTGCGCCGCAACGCCGAGATGGCGATCGAGCCCTCGCTCGCGACCTCCTGGGCGCCGCTCGAAGGCGAGGACGGCTGGCGCTTCACCCTGCGCGAGGGCGTGACCTTCCACGACGGCGCGGACTTCACCGCCGACGACGTGCTGTTCTCCTACGAGCGCGCCGCCTCCGAGGAGAGCGACGTGCGTTCCTGGTTCGCGCCGGTCTCCGAGGTGCAGGTCGTCGACGATTTCGCCATCGACTTCGTCACCAACGCGCCGAACCCGCTCTTCCCGGATTCGATCGCGAACTTCCTGATCATGGATCGCGGCTGGGCCGAGGCGAACGAGGCGACCCGCCCCGCCCGCGACGCGGAGAACGTCGCCACCCGCGACGCCAACGGCACGGGCCCCTTCCGGCTCGTCTCCCGCGACCCCGGCATCGAGACCCGGCTCGCGCCGTTCGACGGCTGGTGGGACGAGGCCGAGCACAATGTGACGGAGGCGATCTACACGCCGATCGGCAACCCGGCGACGGGGCTCGCCGCGCTGCTCTCGGGCGAGATCGACATGATCTCGCCGATCCCGCTGCAAGACGTCGCCCAGGTCGAGGGGCGCGAGGGCTTCCAGGTTCTCGAAGGGCTCGAGACACGCGTGATCATGCTGGGCTTCGGCCACGACCGCCAGACGCTGAACTACGGCGCCGACGCCGGCGCGCCGAACCCCTTCCTCGACGCGCGCGTGCGCCGGGCGGTGGCGCTCGCCGTCGACGTCGACACGATCGACCGCGTCATCATGCGCGGCAAGTCGGCGCCCGCGAGCCAGCTCCTGCCGGCGGGCCTGAGCGGCTATTCGGAGGCGAACGACGCGCCGCTCCATTTCGACGAGGCCGGCGCCCGCGCGCTCCTCGCCGAGGCGGGCTATCCCGACGGCTTCTCCTTCGGCCTGATGTGCCCGAACGACCGCTACATCAACGACGAGGCGGTGTGCCGCGCCGTCGCCTCGATGCTGGCGCGGGTCGGGATCGACGCCGAGCTCACCGCCATGCCGGTGCGGAACTACTGGGAGGAGTTGCGGGCCGACAATTTCGACATGTACCTGCTCGGCTGGTCGCCCGGCACCTTCGACGCCGAGCACCCGATCCGCTTCCTCGCGGCGACGCCGAACGAGGAGACCCGCGTCGGCTCGTGGAACTTCGGCGGCTATTCCAACCCGCGCGTCGACGAGCTCCTGCCGCAGATCCAGCGCGAGCTCGACCCGGCCGCGCGCCAGGCCATGCTCGACGAGGTCTCCGCCATCCTCCAGGCCGAGGTCGCCTACGTGCCGCTCTACGTCGAGCCGCTGATCTGGGCGGCGAAGGACAGCGTCGGGCTGGTGCAGCGGCCGGACAACTTCTTCATGCTGCGCTGGGTGACGGTGAACTGA
- a CDS encoding ABC transporter permease has product MIPFIARRLVQSLFVMLAVAALAFALFRFVGDPVSQMTGVETAPEDMARLRVELGLTDPVPVQFARFVGDLATFDFGYSYRTRQPVGEMIAERIPATLELGLVALLISLVVGVPGGVYAALKPRSAGTQALLIGTLIGVSVPTFVIGILLVFLFGVQLGWLPTFGRGGTVEIGPWRTSLLTLDGWRSLILPAITLGLYQLTLTLRLVRAEMMEVMRTDHIRFAMARGLPLRSIHYRHALGNTLVPVVTIVALQFGGVIAFSIVTESVFQWPGLGLLFLESIRFVDIPVMAVYLVLIGFVFVAINLLVDLLYAAIDPRIRVTGAA; this is encoded by the coding sequence ATGATCCCCTTCATCGCCCGCCGGCTCGTCCAGTCCCTGTTCGTCATGCTCGCGGTGGCGGCGCTGGCCTTCGCGCTGTTCCGCTTCGTCGGCGACCCGGTCTCGCAGATGACGGGCGTCGAGACCGCGCCGGAGGACATGGCGCGGCTGCGGGTCGAGCTCGGGCTCACCGACCCGGTCCCGGTCCAGTTCGCCCGCTTCGTCGGCGATCTCGCGACGTTCGACTTCGGCTATTCCTACCGCACCCGCCAGCCGGTGGGAGAGATGATCGCCGAGCGCATCCCCGCGACGCTCGAGCTCGGCCTCGTCGCGCTTCTCATCTCGCTCGTCGTCGGTGTGCCCGGCGGCGTCTACGCGGCGCTGAAGCCGCGCTCGGCGGGGACGCAGGCCCTCCTGATCGGGACCCTGATCGGCGTCTCCGTGCCGACCTTCGTCATCGGCATCCTGCTCGTCTTCCTGTTCGGCGTGCAGCTCGGCTGGCTGCCGACCTTCGGGCGCGGCGGCACGGTCGAGATCGGCCCCTGGCGCACGTCGCTGCTGACCCTCGACGGCTGGCGCTCGCTGATCCTGCCCGCGATCACCCTCGGCCTCTACCAGCTGACGCTGACGCTGCGGCTCGTGCGCGCGGAGATGATGGAGGTCATGCGCACCGACCACATCCGCTTCGCCATGGCGCGTGGGTTGCCGCTGCGCTCGATCCACTATCGCCACGCGCTGGGCAACACGCTGGTGCCCGTCGTCACCATCGTCGCGCTGCAGTTCGGCGGCGTGATCGCCTTCTCCATCGTCACCGAGAGCGTGTTCCAGTGGCCGGGGCTCGGGCTGCTCTTCCTGGAATCCATCCGCTTCGTCGACATTCCCGTCATGGCCGTCTACCTGGTGCTGATCGGCTTCGTCTTCGTCGCGATCAATCTCCTCGTCGACCTGCTCTACGCGGCGATCGACCCGCGCATCCGCGTCACGGGAGCGGCCTGA
- a CDS encoding ABC transporter permease — translation MRAMLRESEALHLFARSPLVIASALVALAILAGAAFAPWIAPTDPYDLASFSLIDALRPPTFLEGADPRFLLGTDDQGRDMVSAILYGARLSLVIGLSAMAFAAVLGVGLGLAAGWIGGRFDAVVMRVADVQLALPAILTALLIDGIARGILPRDAHEETRVTVLIVAIGLSLWVNFARTARASTLRAKNEDYVNAAIAMGVHPARILFVEILPNVVGPLLVIATVDLASAILLEATLSFLGVGLPADAPSLGTLIRIGMQFLLSGEWWILWLPTAFLVVLVVAINMLGDFLRDVFNPRLR, via the coding sequence ATGCGCGCGATGCTCCGCGAGTCCGAGGCGCTCCACCTGTTCGCCCGCAGCCCGCTGGTGATCGCCTCCGCGCTCGTCGCACTCGCGATCCTGGCCGGCGCGGCCTTTGCGCCCTGGATCGCGCCCACCGATCCGTACGACCTCGCCAGCTTCAGCCTGATCGATGCTCTGCGCCCGCCCACGTTCCTGGAGGGCGCCGACCCGCGCTTCCTGCTCGGAACCGACGACCAGGGCCGCGACATGGTCTCGGCCATCCTCTACGGCGCCCGGCTCTCGCTCGTGATCGGCCTCTCCGCGATGGCCTTCGCCGCCGTGCTGGGCGTCGGGCTCGGCCTCGCGGCCGGCTGGATCGGCGGGCGCTTCGACGCGGTGGTGATGCGCGTCGCCGACGTGCAGCTGGCGCTGCCGGCGATCCTCACCGCGCTCCTGATCGACGGTATCGCTCGCGGCATCCTCCCGCGCGACGCGCACGAGGAGACGCGGGTGACGGTGCTGATCGTCGCCATCGGCCTGTCGCTTTGGGTGAACTTCGCCCGCACCGCCCGCGCCTCGACCTTGCGGGCGAAGAACGAGGACTATGTCAACGCCGCCATCGCCATGGGCGTCCACCCCGCGCGCATCCTCTTCGTCGAGATCCTGCCGAACGTGGTCGGTCCGCTCCTCGTCATCGCCACCGTCGATCTCGCCTCGGCGATCCTGCTGGAAGCCACGCTCTCCTTCCTCGGCGTGGGGCTCCCCGCCGACGCGCCCTCGCTCGGCACGCTGATCCGCATCGGCATGCAGTTCCTGCTCTCGGGCGAGTGGTGGATCCTGTGGCTGCCCACCGCCTTCCTGGTCGTGCTCGTCGTCGCCATCAACATGCTCGGCGACTTCCTGCGCGACGTCTTCAATCCGAGGCTGCGCTGA
- a CDS encoding ABC transporter ATP-binding protein produces the protein MLAQDLLNVESLTVEFPGRRGVLRAVEAVDLAVGPGEIHGLVGESGAGKSTIAAAITGLLPEPGRVAAGAIRLGETDLLALPPPARHAARGKRISMIFQDPQTSLNPLMTVEAQLVETILAHEPDLGETAARARAASLLAETGIRDAERRMKAYPHQFSGGMRQRVVIALALCTSPQLVVADEPTTALDVAVQSQVLALIRRLVDERGIGMVLITHDIGVIAQVTDRVTVLRHGRVVEAGSTGEVLGSPRADYTKSLMASVPRLERRLDRFPLIAVGGAPAPVDADLAAEAEAWLRARRDAAATPPAAEALAVEGLSVAFDGPRRGLFRKGEPIRAVSDVSLALPRGSVLGLVGESGSGKSTLAKAILGLVQPSAGVMRHDGAVLPPGRSRPRSHPARRAIQMVFQDPYSSLNSRRRIGAILAEPLSLYRIEPDAAARARLVRAMLALVGLPEDAAERYPHQFSGGQRQRVAIARALLARPDVLVCDEPTSALDVSIQAQVLNLLKDLQERFSLSILFISHDLAVVRQMADRIAVMKDGRLVEAGESEPFFAGPRAPYARELLALTPSLRLLGTAQSAW, from the coding sequence ATGCTGGCGCAAGACCTTCTGAACGTCGAGAGCCTCACGGTCGAGTTTCCCGGCCGGCGCGGCGTGCTCCGCGCCGTGGAGGCCGTGGATCTCGCCGTCGGGCCCGGGGAGATCCACGGCCTCGTCGGCGAGAGCGGCGCCGGCAAGTCGACCATCGCCGCGGCGATCACGGGGCTCCTGCCCGAGCCCGGGCGCGTGGCGGCCGGCGCCATCCGCCTCGGCGAGACCGACCTCCTGGCGCTCCCGCCGCCGGCGCGCCATGCCGCGCGCGGCAAGCGCATCTCGATGATCTTCCAGGACCCGCAGACGAGCCTCAACCCCTTGATGACCGTCGAGGCGCAGCTCGTCGAGACGATCCTCGCCCACGAGCCGGACCTCGGCGAGACGGCGGCGCGGGCGCGGGCGGCCTCGCTCCTCGCCGAGACCGGCATCCGCGACGCCGAGCGGCGGATGAAGGCCTATCCGCACCAGTTCTCGGGGGGCATGCGCCAGCGCGTGGTGATCGCGCTCGCGCTGTGCACGAGCCCGCAGCTCGTCGTCGCCGACGAGCCGACGACCGCGCTCGACGTCGCCGTCCAGTCGCAGGTGCTGGCGCTGATCCGAAGGCTCGTAGACGAGCGCGGCATCGGCATGGTGCTGATCACCCACGACATCGGCGTCATCGCGCAGGTGACGGACCGGGTGACGGTCCTGCGCCACGGCCGCGTGGTCGAGGCCGGCTCCACGGGCGAGGTGCTCGGGTCCCCGCGGGCGGACTATACGAAGAGCCTGATGGCTTCGGTGCCGCGGCTCGAGCGCCGGCTCGACCGGTTTCCGCTGATCGCCGTCGGCGGCGCCCCCGCGCCGGTCGATGCGGACCTCGCCGCCGAGGCGGAGGCCTGGCTCCGGGCGCGCCGGGACGCGGCGGCGACGCCGCCCGCCGCGGAGGCGCTCGCGGTCGAGGGCCTGAGCGTCGCCTTCGACGGCCCGCGCCGGGGCCTCTTCCGCAAGGGCGAGCCCATCCGCGCCGTCTCCGACGTGTCGCTCGCGCTGCCGCGCGGGTCGGTGCTGGGGCTCGTGGGCGAGAGCGGCTCGGGCAAGTCGACGCTGGCCAAGGCGATCCTGGGTCTCGTGCAGCCGAGCGCGGGCGTGATGCGGCACGACGGCGCCGTACTCCCGCCCGGCCGGTCGCGGCCACGCTCCCACCCGGCGCGGCGCGCGATCCAGATGGTGTTCCAGGACCCGTATTCCTCGCTGAATTCCCGCCGGCGTATCGGCGCCATCCTGGCGGAGCCGCTCTCGCTCTACCGCATCGAGCCGGACGCCGCGGCGCGCGCCCGGCTCGTACGCGCCATGCTCGCCCTCGTCGGCCTGCCCGAGGACGCGGCGGAGCGCTACCCGCACCAGTTCTCCGGCGGCCAGCGCCAGCGCGTCGCCATCGCCCGCGCGCTGCTCGCGCGGCCGGACGTGCTGGTGTGCGACGAGCCGACCTCGGCGCTCGACGTCTCGATCCAGGCGCAGGTGCTCAATCTGCTCAAGGACCTGCAGGAGCGCTTCTCGCTCTCGATCCTGTTCATCAGCCACGACCTCGCCGTGGTGCGCCAGATGGCCGATCGGATCGCGGTGATGAAGGACGGGCGGCTCGTCGAGGCCGGCGAGAGCGAGCCCTTCTTCGCCGGCCCGCGCGCGCCCTATGCGCGGGAGCTGCTCGCGCTCACGCCGTCGCTTCGCCTTCTCGGGACGGCGCAAAGCGCCTGGTGA
- a CDS encoding DUF2189 domain-containing protein, translated as MEPRAASLSVASAAPRPAVRRITSGDVRAALAAGYRDFLAMPSHLVFVGLFYPLFGVVLGLVVFTDLGFALVFPLVSGFALVGPVAAAPLYEASRRREAGLAPSWPEALGALGRAGVSLVFAATLLAAIFAAWMLCAGLIYKTFYGAQGPESLLPFLTDVLTTPRGWGMIVVGHAVGVVFAAIAFTLGVISLPLLVDRDVGAGVALRTSVEAVRRNKRPMALWAALVAAILIVASAPLLVGLTVAMPILGHATWHLYRRIVDKASVEGTPRRR; from the coding sequence ATGGAGCCTCGAGCCGCCTCCCTCTCCGTCGCCTCGGCCGCGCCGCGACCCGCGGTTCGACGGATCACCTCCGGCGACGTCCGTGCCGCGCTCGCCGCAGGCTATCGCGACTTCCTCGCGATGCCCTCGCATCTCGTCTTCGTCGGCCTCTTCTATCCGCTCTTCGGCGTCGTGCTCGGCCTCGTCGTGTTCACGGATCTCGGCTTCGCCCTCGTCTTCCCGCTCGTCTCGGGCTTCGCCCTCGTGGGGCCTGTCGCGGCGGCGCCGCTCTACGAGGCGAGCCGGCGGCGCGAGGCCGGCCTCGCGCCGAGCTGGCCCGAGGCCCTCGGCGCTCTCGGCCGGGCGGGGGTGTCCCTCGTGTTCGCCGCGACGCTGCTCGCCGCGATCTTCGCAGCCTGGATGCTCTGCGCGGGCCTGATCTACAAGACCTTCTACGGCGCGCAGGGACCGGAGAGCCTCCTCCCGTTCCTGACCGACGTGCTGACCACGCCGCGCGGCTGGGGGATGATCGTGGTGGGGCACGCCGTCGGCGTCGTCTTCGCCGCGATCGCCTTCACGCTGGGGGTGATCTCGCTTCCCCTCCTCGTCGATCGGGACGTCGGCGCGGGCGTGGCCCTGCGGACGTCCGTCGAGGCGGTGCGGCGCAACAAGCGGCCGATGGCGCTCTGGGCCGCGCTCGTCGCGGCGATCCTGATCGTCGCATCCGCGCCGCTCCTCGTCGGGCTCACCGTGGCCATGCCGATCCTCGGGCACGCCACCTGGCACCTCTACCGGCGCATCGTCGACAAGGCCTCCGTCGAGGGGACGCCCCGGCGACGCTGA
- a CDS encoding NrsF family protein translates to MRTDALIETLANDLDARPARRGGTALLAVSAIVSAALFAALLGPRADLSAALATAPFVAKPVLTVGLGLAALGAARRLARPGARLEGWAIGLAFAPLLASTLVAVELAHRPLATWGAAWLGDNALVCLTAIPTLAAPLLAAAILLLRHEAPTRPRLAGAVAGLASAAAGASLYAFHCQDDSALFVATWYTLAILGVAGIGAIAGHRWLRW, encoded by the coding sequence ATGAGAACAGACGCCCTGATCGAGACCTTGGCGAACGATCTCGACGCGCGGCCCGCCAGGCGCGGCGGCACGGCCCTGCTCGCCGTATCGGCCATCGTTTCCGCGGCTCTCTTCGCGGCGCTCCTCGGGCCGCGCGCCGACCTTTCCGCGGCGCTCGCGACGGCGCCCTTCGTCGCCAAGCCCGTGCTGACCGTCGGCCTCGGCCTCGCGGCGCTGGGCGCCGCGAGGCGGCTCGCGCGACCGGGCGCTCGGCTGGAGGGCTGGGCGATCGGGCTCGCGTTCGCGCCGCTGCTCGCGTCCACGCTCGTCGCCGTCGAGCTCGCGCACCGGCCCCTCGCCACCTGGGGCGCCGCCTGGCTCGGCGACAACGCCCTCGTCTGCCTCACCGCGATCCCGACGCTGGCCGCCCCGCTGCTCGCGGCGGCGATCCTGCTGCTGCGCCACGAGGCGCCGACGCGGCCGCGCCTCGCCGGGGCCGTCGCGGGCCTGGCGAGCGCCGCAGCCGGCGCCTCGCTCTACGCCTTCCACTGCCAGGACGACAGCGCGCTCTTCGTCGCGACCTGGTACACGCTCGCGATCCTCGGCGTCGCCGGGATCGGGGCCATCGCCGGCCATCGCTGGCTGCGCTGGTGA
- a CDS encoding DUF302 domain-containing protein, whose protein sequence is MSREMFSRESAGTARRLAIVLAVGLALAASSVALAQERLTPQTAPEGWVVIETPHGFEALSARLDEAVRANEMGLVTRASASDGARGQGIEIPGNRVVGVFRNDFARRMLEASVPAGIEAPIRFYLTENPDGSATLSYAPPSLVFAPYLDAAGPDLRAVAEELDDVFGEIAEDATAP, encoded by the coding sequence ATGAGCCGAGAGATGTTCTCGCGCGAGAGCGCCGGCACCGCCCGGCGGCTCGCGATCGTCCTCGCCGTCGGCCTCGCGCTGGCGGCCTCGAGCGTGGCTCTCGCGCAGGAGCGGCTGACGCCGCAGACCGCGCCGGAGGGCTGGGTCGTGATCGAGACGCCCCACGGCTTCGAGGCGCTCTCCGCCCGGCTCGACGAGGCGGTGCGCGCCAACGAGATGGGCCTCGTGACCCGCGCGAGCGCCTCCGACGGCGCCCGCGGGCAGGGTATCGAGATCCCCGGCAACCGGGTCGTCGGCGTCTTCCGCAACGACTTCGCGCGGCGGATGCTCGAGGCGAGCGTCCCCGCCGGGATCGAGGCGCCCATCCGCTTCTACCTGACGGAGAACCCGGACGGCTCGGCGACGCTCTCCTACGCGCCGCCGTCCCTGGTGTTCGCGCCCTATCTCGACGCGGCCGGCCCGGACCTGCGCGCGGTCGCCGAGGAGCTCGACGACGTCTTCGGAGAGATCGCAGAGGATGCGACCGCACCCTGA